A single genomic interval of Anaerolineales bacterium harbors:
- a CDS encoding CoA-transferase subunit beta has protein sequence MEYTASELMTVNAARLLRGQDVVFVGVGIPNLACNLARRTHAPELIMIYESGVIGAQPDRLPLSIGDPSLVSGALAVCSMYEVFAYYLQRGHVSVGFMGGAQIDQFGNVNATVIGDYHHPKVRLPGSGGAMEIAAWADRCYFITPHQRRRFPARCDFRTSAGFLDGRPARTKLGLRGGGPAAVVTDLGLLQPDDNGELTLTAVHPEVDPARAQENTGWPLKVAASLATTEPPTPRELQILRELDPTGVYLSSAGG, from the coding sequence ATGGAGTACACCGCTTCCGAACTGATGACGGTCAACGCCGCCCGCCTGCTGCGAGGTCAGGATGTGGTGTTTGTCGGCGTCGGAATCCCGAACCTGGCCTGCAACCTGGCCCGGCGCACGCATGCCCCCGAACTGATCATGATCTACGAGTCCGGGGTGATCGGGGCTCAGCCCGATCGTCTGCCGCTTTCAATCGGGGATCCCTCGCTGGTGTCCGGAGCATTGGCGGTGTGCTCGATGTACGAGGTTTTCGCCTACTACCTGCAGCGGGGGCACGTATCGGTAGGATTCATGGGCGGAGCCCAGATCGATCAATTCGGCAACGTGAACGCCACCGTGATTGGCGACTACCATCATCCGAAGGTTCGCCTCCCGGGTTCCGGCGGGGCGATGGAGATCGCGGCCTGGGCAGACCGTTGCTATTTCATCACGCCGCACCAGAGACGCCGCTTCCCCGCTCGCTGCGATTTCCGTACTTCGGCCGGCTTCCTCGACGGCCGACCGGCGCGCACGAAGCTGGGCCTGCGCGGCGGCGGCCCGGCGGCCGTGGTCACTGACCTGGGCCTGTTGCAGCCTGACGACAACGGCGAACTGACGCTGACGGCAGTCCATCCCGAGGTGGATCCGGCCCGAGCGCAGGAGAACACCGGGTGGCCGCTGAAAGTGGCCGCTTCGCTGGCCACCACTGAGCCGCCGACACCACGCGAACTGCAGATTCTGCGAGAGCTGGACCCGACCGGCGTTTATCTGAGCAGCGCCGGCGGGTAG
- a CDS encoding CoA transferase subunit A: MSKLTSLQQAISEHVRDGDCVYAAGFTHLIPFAAAHEIIRQGKRDLTLARATPDLIYDQMVAAGCARKLIFSYSGNPGVGSLRVVRSMMEQGKLEWEEYSHFSLIVRLAAGAAGVPFMPMNPTGAGDLERVNPSFRRLPNPYGEGEVIIVPALQPDVAIIHAQRADADGNCHLWGIIGEQKEAAFASRRVILTAEEIVSPEVIRSDPNRTLISGLVVTAVCHVPYCAHPSYTQGYYDRDNPFYLEWDRLSSDPDRVKAWLDEWVYAVPDRDSYWQKLGPETQARLRVQPRWSEPVNYGRH; encoded by the coding sequence ATGAGCAAACTGACCAGCTTGCAGCAGGCCATATCCGAGCATGTCCGGGATGGAGACTGCGTGTACGCCGCCGGCTTCACCCACCTGATCCCTTTCGCCGCGGCTCACGAAATCATCCGGCAGGGAAAGCGCGACCTCACCCTTGCGCGGGCGACCCCGGACCTGATCTACGACCAGATGGTTGCCGCCGGCTGCGCCCGTAAGCTGATCTTCTCCTATTCGGGAAACCCCGGCGTCGGCTCGCTGCGCGTCGTGCGATCGATGATGGAACAGGGAAAACTGGAGTGGGAGGAGTACTCGCACTTCTCGCTGATCGTCCGTCTGGCCGCCGGGGCGGCGGGTGTGCCCTTCATGCCGATGAACCCGACCGGCGCCGGCGACCTCGAGCGGGTCAATCCCAGCTTCCGCCGCCTGCCCAATCCGTACGGCGAGGGTGAGGTCATCATCGTCCCCGCGCTGCAGCCGGATGTGGCTATCATCCACGCCCAGCGAGCTGACGCCGACGGCAACTGCCACCTGTGGGGCATCATCGGTGAGCAAAAGGAAGCCGCCTTCGCCTCCCGCCGGGTGATCCTCACCGCTGAAGAGATCGTCTCACCGGAGGTCATCCGATCGGATCCAAATCGGACGCTGATCTCTGGTCTGGTCGTCACAGCCGTGTGTCATGTTCCGTACTGCGCCCACCCCTCCTACACCCAGGGCTACTATGACCGCGACAACCCGTTCTATCTGGAGTGGGATCGGCTGAGCAGCGACCCGGACCGGGTCAAAGCCTGGCTCGACGAATGGGTCTACGCCGTCCCGGACCGGGACAGCTATTGGCAGAAGCTCGGGCCGGAGACGCAGGCGCGCTTGCGGGTTCAGCCGCGCTGGAGTGAACCCGTGAACTACGGCAGGCACTAG